From the genome of Psychroserpens ponticola, one region includes:
- a CDS encoding TIGR03643 family protein, protein MKLDLITTDRIIEMAWEDRTTFEAIEFQFGLKEQNVIKLMRKEMKPKSFKMWRKRVQGRKTKHEKLRTFSEGRFKCSRQKQITQNSISKR, encoded by the coding sequence ATGAAATTAGATCTAATTACGACTGATAGAATCATAGAAATGGCTTGGGAAGATAGAACCACTTTTGAAGCTATAGAATTTCAATTTGGCTTAAAAGAACAAAACGTCATTAAACTGATGCGGAAAGAGATGAAACCCAAAAGTTTCAAAATGTGGCGCAAACGAGTTCAAGGTCGTAAAACAAAACATGAAAAATTACGAACATTTTCAGAGGGTAGATTTAAATGTTCCAGACAAAAACAGATAACCCAAAACTCGATATCTAAACGATAA